CGGAGGTTCTCGGCCAGCCAGTTCCCCTCCGGCTCGTTCCAGCCGAGGTCGCGGTGACCGGCCTGCATGAAGACGCGCAGCGGCTTGCGCGGCGACACGGGGATCAGCGCGGGATAGGGGTTCCCGCCGGGCATCTGCGCGAAGCTGGACAGGGAGCAGATGACGCGGCCGAAGACGTCCGGGCGCAGCCACGCCGCGGTGAAGGCGCAGTTGCCGCCGCTGCTGCCGCCGCAGACGCCGCGTCGGGCCGGATCGTCGGTGATCGACCAGCGCCCGGTGACCTCGGGGAGGATCTCCTCGACCAGGAAAGTGATGTAGCGCTCGTCGAAGGCGTCGTACTCGGCGTTGCGGTTCTTGCGTTCGTCGGGGTCGGTGCGGTCGGCGAAGACGCCCGGGTCCACGAACACGGCGATCGTGACCGGCAGGTCACCACGATGGATCAGGTTGTCCAGCACGACCGCGCCGCGTACCTCTCCGTCGGGGTCGAGGTACCACTCTCCGTCCTGGAAGACGATCAGCGACGCCGGCTCGCCCGGGTCGTACTGCGCCGGCACGTACACCCAGACCCGGCGCGACGTACCGGGATAGACGCTGCTCGCGTTCCACTCGAGCTCGGTGATGCTGCCAGTCGGCACGCCGTCCTGGACGGTCGAGTCGGGACCGTGCAGGTAGCGGACGTCCGACTGGTCGAGCGGGAGCGGGCTGAAGGGGATCTCCGAGGTCATCCTCCGCAACCTAACAATCCGAGCCGTCGTCCCAGCACCGAGGCCACGAGTGAGGAGGGTCCGGATGCGGTGGCGTTCTCCGTGCTGGCTCCTCGCCGTCGCGGCACTCGCGGCGTGCAGCAGCGCCGCCTCGGTCGAGCCGTCCGGCCACCCGCCGGGCACGGCGGCGTCCGTCACGACGCCGTCCAGCCGACCGACCTCTCGGGCAGTCGTGGAGCACAGGATGCGGGGCACCAACGGGGACGACGTGCTGATCGGGACGGCGGGCCGCGACGTCATCGACGGGTTGCGCGGCACCGACGTCATCCGCGGCGGGCCGGGCGCCGACGAGCTGAGGGACTACTCCGGCGTCGGCACCGGCCGGAAGCTCGACACCACCGTCGATGCCTTCCACGGCGGCCCGGGTGACGACGTGATCTACGCCAGCCATCACGACCGCGTGGACGCCGGGCCTGGGAACGACACCGTCTACGCGGACTACCTCGTGCCCGGCGTCGTGATCGCCTGCGGTCCGGGCCGCGACGTGGTGATCACCAACGACGTGTTCCCGGGGATCGTGCTGAAGGGGTGCGAGAGGCTCCGCGTCCAGTACGCCGGCTGACCGCCGGCGATCCAGGACCGACTCGCTAGCCTCCCTCGACGAACCGCCGCAGCACCTCCAGGAACACCCCGGGCTGCTCGGAGTGGACCCAGTGGCCGGCGTCCTTGATGCTCACCTTGCGGTTGCCGGGGAACCAGCGGTCCATGGCCTCGGCGTACTCCGGCTTCACGTAGCCCGACCTTGCGCCCGCCACCCACAGCACCGGACCGTCGTACGCCGGGAGGCCGGCGAGGGCGGCTTCCGGCCAGCCACCGATCTCCGGGAGCGCCCGGCCCAGCACCTCCAGGTTGACCTGCCACCGCCACCCGTCGCCGTCGCGGCGCAGGTTCGAGAGCAGGAAGGCCCGGACCGTCGGGTCGGGCACGGCCGGCTCGAGGGCAGCGTCCGCGTCACCCCGCTGAGTCAGGGACGACAGGTCGAGGCCGCGCATCGCGGCGACGTAGCCCTCGAACTCGGTGAGGTGGTCGTAGGTCACCGGCGACACGTCGACCACACAGAGGCGCTCGACCAGCTCGGGGTGCCGCAGCGCCAGCACCATCGCCACCTTGCCACCGAGCGAGTGGCCGACCAGCGCAACGGGGTCGTCCTCGCTCAGCAGCCCGGCGACCCGGTCGGCGACCCGGAGGTAGTCGAAGTCCGGCTCCCAGCCCGAGTGGCCGTGGTGGGGCAGGTCCACCAGCAGCACCCGGTGCCGCTCCGCGAGCGCCTTGCCGACCTGCGTCCAGTTCCGCCCCTGCCCGAACAGGCCGTGCAGGAAGACCACCCGGGAGCCGTGGTCGCCGATCGCTCGGGTGTACGGCGGGCCAGGCTCGGTCACGCAGCCAGTCTTCCAGAGCCTCCGGCCGAGGCCGCGCTCAGCACCAGCGGCGGGTGCCGTGCCGGGTGAGGTCGACGTCGCGTCGTAGCACCGCGATCCGGTCGGACCAGTGCGTGCAGGTGTGAGCGAACGCCTTGTCGCGGTACTCCACCGCGAGCACCGAGCTGCCGTAGTGCTTCACGTAGCTGCTGCACTCGTGGTACTGCCCACACTGCTCGGCCACGGCGAAGTCGAAGCCGACCGTGGTGCCGTCCCAGCCGGCGCGGTTCTTCTGCGCCGCCGCGAGGCCGGCGCCATGGGCGCGGGCCACCAGCAGCCTGGAGTAGGCGTTGGCGTCCGCGGAGGTGAGCAGGTGGTGGCTGCGGGTGAAGGAGTCCTGGTTGTCGTACTCCACGGCCTGGTAGCCGTCGGCTGCACAGCGGTCGGTCCAGCGGCCCATGATGTCGGCCAGCGCGTGCCGCTCGGCCGAGGTGCGCAGGTCGAGCAGCCACTCGCCCCAGACCGAGTCGACCACGGGCGTTCCGTGGCGCTTGAGCACCAGCGACCAATGTCGGTGCCAGAAGGCCTTCTCGTCGGCCTGGGTCTGGAAGCCGTTGACGTAGCAGATGTCGTACTTCCCGGCCACCGGCGCGGCTCGCCGGTCGCGCTCGACGATGCCGACGTGAGCGGGCACCGGGCGCGCGCCTCCGAGCTGGTAGTCCCAGTCGGTGCCGGTCGGCGGCAGGGTGATCGTCTGCGCCGCTCCGCCCGTGGCCGGGGCACCGACCAGCAGGAGCAGCAGGGTCAGCAGGACGGCGCGCACGTCAGCGCCGCTCGCCGTCGCCCGGTGCGCCGTCGGAGCCGGGCCCGACCCGGCGAGCGTGCTCCTCGGCCTCCAGCCGTCGGCGCCGTACGACGACCAGGCCGAGCAGCACGACCACCACGACCACGCCCACGACGACCCATTCCATGGGTCGACCCTACGGCGCTTCGGCGGCCGGGTCTGCCGAAGCGCGCAGCGCCCGGCGGCCCATCGTCGCGAGCACCTCGCGCAGCTCGGCGGGCTCCTGAACCTCGAACTCGAAGCCGATCCACGACAGGTGGAAGGCCAGCCCCTGCAGGCTCTCCGCACCGGCCTCCAGCAGCGTCGTCCGGTCGTCGACGGCGGTGAGCGTGACCGCCCGGACGCTGGTGCGTTCCGCGACCTCGGCGAGCGGGGCGTGGACCAGGACCCGGGCCTCGACGTGGTACGCCGAGCGGGTCACCGAGCGCTGCACATAGGCGGCGGGATCCTCGTGCTCGCGCGCCCTGAACCGCCACGTCGAGGCCTCCACCTCGGCCATCCGGTCGAGCCGGAACGTGCGCCAGTCGTCGCGGTCGACGTCGTACGCCATCAGATACCAGCGCCGGCCCGTGGCCACCAGGCCCACCGGCTCCACCGTCCGGGAGCTGGGAGTGCCGTCGCGGGCCTCGTAGTCGAAGCGCACCCGGACGGTGTCGCGCACGGCTCGGGCCAGTCGGAGCAGGGCCTCGCCGTCGACCGTGGCCTGCCCGCTGTCGAGGGTCTGCGTCGCCTCGTGGATCGCCCGCACCTCGCCGCGCAGCCGCGGCGGCATCACCTGGTCGAGCTTGGCCAGGGTGCGCAGCGCCGCCTCGCTGGCCCCCGAGACCGTGCCCCCGGCGGCGAGCCGCAGGGAGACCGCCACCGCCACCGCCTCGGCGTCGTCGAGCAGGAGCGGCGGCAGGCCCTTGCCCCGGCCCAGCTGGTAGCCGCCGCCGACGCCCTGCGCCGCCTGCACGGGGTAGCCCAGGCCACGCAGCCGCTCGACGTCGCGCCGAATGCTGCGGGTGGTCACCCCCAGCCGCTCGGCCAGCTCCGGGCCGGTCCACACCGGGCGCTGCTGGAGCAGCCCCAGGAGGTGCAGCACGCGTTCGGTGGTCTCGGCCATGCCCGGCAGTCTGTCAGAGGTTGCGGACAGGAACTGTCCTGTTTGCCGCTGAGGCTGGAGGCAACCACCACGACCCCGTCACCGAAAGAGGACCCTCTCATGGCGCTGCACGCTCCCCCGGTCGCGAACGAGACCGACGCGATCATCGGCTTCCTGGGCCAGGCCCAGGACGCCTTCCCGGCCCTGCTCCACGGTCTCACCGCCGCCCAGGCGGCCCGGTCCCCCAGCGCGTCGTCCCTCAGCCTCGGCGCGCTGGTCAAGCACGTCACCGACGTCCAGCTGTCCTGGCTGGCGAAGGCCGAGGCGGCCCCGGGGCCGGTCCAGGAGACGCCGGAGGACGAAGCGGCCTACCTCGAGAGCTTCCGCTTCGAGGAGTCCGACTCGCTCGACGACGTGCTGGCGGCGCATGCGGAAGCGTCCGCGGCCGTGCTCGACGCAGTACGCCGGATCGACCTCGGCACCGTGGTCCCGGTCCCCGACGCGCCGTGGTTCCCGACGGACGGGCCACCCTGGTCGGTGCGCTGGATCTGGTGGCACCTGATGGAGGAGCTGTCGCGCCACGCAGGGCACGGCGACATCATCCGCGAGACCCTCGACGGGGCCACCATGTACGCGCTGGTGGCGGCTCGGGAGGGGCTCGCCGACCTGCCGTTCATCGAGGCCTGGCAGCCGGCCACCGAGGTGGACGCGTGACGGCGGTGGACTGGACGGCCCAGCTCCACGACCAGCTGGACTTCCACTGGCAGCACCTGTTCCGCCCACGGCTGGACGGGCTGACCGACGAGGAGCACCTCTGGGAGCCGGTCGCCGACTGCTGGAGCATCCGACCCCGCGGCACCTGCACCTCGCCGAGTCCGATCGGCTCGGGCCCCTGGCAGCGCGACGACGCCCCGGACGAGCCGGCGCCGGCTCCGGTGACCACCATCGCCTGGCGGGTCGCGCACCTGACCGTCGAGGTGCTCGCGATGCGCAACGCCAGCCATCTCGGCGGTGCGCCTGCGGACTACGAGACCTGGCCCTACGCCGGCGCTGCGGCTGCGTCCCTGGCCGCGCTCGACGAGCAGTACGCCGTGTGGTCGGCCGGGGTGCGTGGGCTCGACCACGAGGCACTCGCCCGCCCGTGCGGAGAGGCCGAGGGCCCGTTCGCTTCGTACCCCCTGGCGGCACTGGTGCTCCACATCAACCGCGAGATGATCCACCACGGAGCCGAGATCTCCCTGCTCCGAGACCTCTACGCCCACCGCCCGACCAGCATCGAGGAGCCCGCATGAGCCGCACCTTCCAGGTCACCTTCGACTGCGCCGACCCGATCGCCCAGAGCAGGTTCTGGGCGGAGGTGCTGCACTACGTCATCCAGCCACCCCCGGGTCGCGACCTGGCGCCCGGCGAGGACCCGATCGACGCGTGGATGGAGTTCCTCGAGCAGGCCGGCGTCCCCGAGGACCAGCGCAACACCGCCTCGGCGATCGTGGACCCGGACGGCGACGGCCCGCGGCTGTTCTTCCAGAAGGTGCCCGAGGGCAAGACCGCGAAGAACCGCGTGCACCTCGACGTGCGAGCGGCCGTCGGCCTCGAGGGTGACGAGCGGATGGCGACGCTCGAGGCTGAGCACGACCGACTCGTCGGCCTCGGCGCGAGCCGCCTCGAACGCCACGAGCCGGCGCCCCCGATGAGCGGAGGCTTCATCGTGATGCAGGACCCGGAGGGCAACGAGTTCTGCCTGGACTGAGGTCGACGTCAGTCGACGGCGTTGCCGAGCTCGCGCTGGCGCTGGAGGTAGCGCTCGATGCGCGGGTCCGGGACGAGCCACAGCAGGGCGACCACCACGAACGGGACCAGGCCGAGCCAGGGCTGGACGAAGGCCAGGGCGATCCCCAGCGCGTAGAGCACCGGCGACGCCTTCCCCTTGCGGTCGGCACCGAACACCTCGGCCATCCGCTCGCGGCTCTCGGGCATCCGCGTCATCCTCCGCTGGAGGATGGTGAACGCGATCGCCGCCAGCAGCAGGTTCACGCCGTACACGACCGTCGAGGCCCGGCCGAAGTGCTCGTCCATCCACGCCGTGGTGAACGGGTAGAGCGACAGCCAGAACAGCAGGTGCAGGTTGGCCCACAGCACGGTGCCGTCCACGGACTTGCAGATCTGGAACAGGTGGTGGTGGTTGTTCCAGTAGATACCGATGTAGACGAAGCTCAGCAAGTAGGTCAGCAGGCTGGTGGCCGAGCTGCGCAGGTCGGAGAAGTCGGCTCCGTCCGGTGGCTTCAGCTCCAGCACCATCACCGTGATGATGATGGCGAGGACGCCGTCGCTGAACGCTTCGAGGCGGCCCGTGGACATGGGCCGATCCTAGGGGGCGCTCAGACGGAGTAGTCGCGGAAGCCGCGCTGCGTCTTGCGGCCCAGGTAGCCGGCGGTCACCAGGTGCTCGAGCAACGGCGCGGGGGCGAAGCCGGGCTCGCGGAACTCCAGGTAGAGCTCGCGCTGGATCGCCAGCGACACGTCGTTCCCCACCACGTCGAGGAGCTCGAACGGCCCCATCGGGAGGGCACAGCCCTGCTTCATCGCGATGTCGATGTCGTCGGCCGTGGCGTAGTGGGCCTCGAGCATCTTCACCGCGTCGTTGAGGTAGGGGAACAGCAGCGCGTTGACGATGAAGCCGGCCCGATCCCCGCACGAGACCGCCACCTTGCCGACCTTCTCGCACAGGGCGAGGACCGTCTCGCGGACGTCGTCGCCGGTGCTCACCGTCGAGACCACCTCGACCAGCTTCATGATCGGCGCCGGGTTGAAGAAGTGCATCCCGATGACGTCCTGCGGTCGCTTGGTCGCGGTGGCGCAGGAGATGATCGGCAGGCTGCTGGTGGTCGTGGCCAGGATCGCGCCCGGCTTGCAGATCTCGTCGAGGTTCTCGAACAGGGTGGTCTTGACGGCGAGGTCCTCGGCGATCGCCTCGACGGCGAGGTCCACCGTGGCCAGGTCGTCCAGGCTGGCGGTGCCGCTCAGGCGCGCCAGCACGTCGGGCTTGACGGCCGCGTCGAGCTTGCCGCGCTGGATCGCCTTGTCGAGCGACCGCTCGATGGTGGCCCGGACCGCGTCGACCTTGGCCTGTGACCGGCCGACGTAGGTCACGTCGTACCCCGCCTTGGCGAAGACCTCGACGAGCCCGGTGGCCATCGTGCCGGTGCCGACGACACCGACCGACGTGATCGGGCGACGCAGCTGCGGCCTGTCGTCGGCGCTCGGCGTGTGCGCGTCCGCCACGACGACCGGGCTGTCCGACCCCTCGTAGGTGTAGAACCCACGGCCGGCCTTGCGGCCGAGGAACCCCGCGGTGACCAGCTGCTTGAGGATCGGGGTGGGCGCGTGCAGGCGGTCGCGGCCCTGCTTGTACATCGTGTCGAGGATCTCGTACGCCGTGTCCAGACCGATCAGGTCGAGCAGCGCAAGCGGCCCCATCGGGTAGCCGCAGCCGAAGCGCATCGCAGCGTCGATGTCCTCGCGGCTGGCGAACTTCGCCTCGTACATCGAGGCGGCGTGGTTGAGGTAGCCGAACAGGAGCGTGTTGGCGATGAAGCCGGCGCGGTCGCCGCAGATCACGGGGTTCTTGCCGAGCCGGCCCACGAGCGCCTTCACGTCGTCGAGCACGTCCGGCTCGGTGACCACGGTCCGGATGATCTCCACGAAGCTCTGCACCGGCGCGGGGTTGAAGAAGTGGACCCCGATCACGCGACCCGGGTGGGCGTTGGCGGTGGAGATCTCGGTGACGCTCAGGCTCGAGGTGTTGGTGGCCAGGATCGTCTCCGGCTTCACGATCGCCTCGAGGTCACGGAAGATCGACTTCTTCAGCTCGACCGACTCGACCACCGCCTCGACCACGAAGTCGGCGTCGGCGAGGTCCTTCATCGAGGTCGTGAAGGTCACCCGCTCGACCAGGGCCCGCTGGTCCTCCTCGCTGAGCTTCCCGCGGGCGACGGCGCGAGCCGTGGAGTGCTGCAGGTGCTGGCGACCGCGCTCGAGGCTCTCCTCGTTGACCTCGACGCCGACGACCGCGAAGCCGTTGCGGGCGAAGACCTCGGCGATGCCGGCACCCATCGTGCCGAGCCCGACCACCCCGATCGTGGTGAACTCGCGGGAGGTCGACGCCTGGCCTTCGGTCACGGTGCTGCTCATGGGCCGAATCCTCCCACGCGTACGACGGCGTCGGCCGCGAGGTTCCTCACACCCCGGCCGGTGCCGGGAGCACCCGATCGTGACCGGTTCGTGGCCCGGGCGAGACCACGGCGCCGTACGCTCGGAGGTACCCGCCATGCGTCGTACCACGGGAGGCCACCATGGAGCGACGGCTCGTGCCGGTGCTGGCGGCGGCCGCACTCGCGCTCACGGCCTGCGGTGGAGGTGGCGGCGGTGCCGCTCACTCGGCGTCGACCAGCCCCTCGGATCCCTCGAGCCCGCCCGTGTGCAACGGCTGCTGGATCGGCGACTCGGTGCCCGCGCACGGCCCGGTGGTGATCCAGGGCGCGCAGAAGGGCGGCACGGTCACCGTGCTGGTCCACGCGGGGCTCGGCACCACCCTCGACCCGGCCGAGACCTACCAGCCGGACACCCTCTCGATCGAGAGCAGCCTGGTCACGCGCTCGCTCACCCAGTACAAGTACGACCCTGCCCGCAGACGGATGCTCCTCGTGCCGGACCTCGCCACCGACCTCGGGAGCCACACGGACGACTACACGAAGTGGCGGTTCACCCTCCGGCCCGGCGTGCGGTTCGAGAACGGCGCACCGGTCACGGCGACGACCGTCGCCTGGGGCATCCGGCGCTGCCTGGACGCCACGACGTTCCCCACCGGTCCGTGCCAGTACTACCTGAACCCGAACCTCGAGGGCGGCCCGTCGTACCGCGGCCCCTACACGGCTCCGCGCCAGATCCTCAGGTCGGTGCGCGCCGCCGGGCACACGGTCACACTGGTGTTCGCCCGGCCCTTCCCGGACCTGCCCTACCTCGCCGCCCTGCCGGCGCTGGGTCCGGCCCCGCTCGGCAGCCGGTCGGACCCCGCGACCTACCGCACCCGTCCGCTGGCGACCGGCCCCTACCGGATCGCCTCCTACCGACCCGGTCATGCCCTGGTGCTGACCCGCAACCCACGCTGGGACCCGGTCACCGACCCCGGTCGTACGGCGTACCCCGACGGCTACGACTTCCGGGCCGGACTGTCGTCGCGGCGGATCGACCGCGAGCTGCTCGCGGACCGCGGCCGAGCGCAGACCACGCTGACGTACGACGACGTGACGGCCGCCGACTACCCCCGCTGGGCCCGGTCCGCCAGGCATCGCCTGACCCTGGGCCCGACGCCGTGCACGACCTACCTCGCACCGGACAACCGCGTCTTCACCGACCCCCGGGTGCGCCGGGCGCTGTCCTGGGCCTACCCCTACCGGGCCGTGATCCGCGCCGAGGGCCTGGTCCCCGGAGTCACGGCCGTGCCCGCCACGAACCTGATGCCCCCGGGGATGCCGGGCCGGATCCAGCACGACTCCGTCGCCAGGCGGGGGTTCGACACGAGCCCGGCGACGGCCCGGTCCCTGCTGCGCAGAGCGGGTGCCACCGGCCTGCCGGTCCGGTTCGCGTTCGACCCCCAGGACCCGTCGTCCGTGCGGGTCAAGGACGCGCTCGTCCGTGCCCTGGCCGCGGCCGGGTTCGCGCCGCGTGCCGAGGCGTCGTACACCGGGACCAGCCTGCCCGGCAGCGCCCAAGGACCGCGGGTGGACCTGCGCTCGGTCACCCGCTGCGGCGACTGGCCGTCGGGCGGGCAGTGGCTGCCGCCGGTGTACGGGTCGACGAACGGCGGGCCGGGCGCCGGCCGGGGCAGCAACCTCGAGGCGTTCTCCCAGCCGGGGGTGGACCGGCGGATCGCGGCCATCGAGCGGCTCCCCTACGTGCGGCAGCAGCAGGCGTGGAGCCGGCTCGACAACACCACGCTGCAGCAGTGGTTCCCGATCGTGCCAATCTCGTACAGCGGGGTGGCGATGGCGCACGGCTCCCGGGTCGAGGGCATGTACGACGACGACGTGCACGCCATGCCGACCTGGAGCCAGATCTGGGTGGCCCCCGCGTCCTGACGTCAGGCGATGGTTGCGGA
This genomic window from Nocardioides cynanchi contains:
- a CDS encoding alpha/beta hydrolase; its protein translation is MTSEIPFSPLPLDQSDVRYLHGPDSTVQDGVPTGSITELEWNASSVYPGTSRRVWVYVPAQYDPGEPASLIVFQDGEWYLDPDGEVRGAVVLDNLIHRGDLPVTIAVFVDPGVFADRTDPDERKNRNAEYDAFDERYITFLVEEILPEVTGRWSITDDPARRGVCGGSSGGNCAFTAAWLRPDVFGRVICSLSSFAQMPGGNPYPALIPVSPRKPLRVFMQAGHRDLGWNEPEGNWLAENLRVAAALAEAEYDVRLVLGDGGHSPNHLGVLLPDALRWVFRAAEPAES
- a CDS encoding alpha/beta fold hydrolase; this encodes MTEPGPPYTRAIGDHGSRVVFLHGLFGQGRNWTQVGKALAERHRVLLVDLPHHGHSGWEPDFDYLRVADRVAGLLSEDDPVALVGHSLGGKVAMVLALRHPELVERLCVVDVSPVTYDHLTEFEGYVAAMRGLDLSSLTQRGDADAALEPAVPDPTVRAFLLSNLRRDGDGWRWQVNLEVLGRALPEIGGWPEAALAGLPAYDGPVLWVAGARSGYVKPEYAEAMDRWFPGNRKVSIKDAGHWVHSEQPGVFLEVLRRFVEGG
- a CDS encoding endo alpha-1,4 polygalactosaminidase, with translation MRAVLLTLLLLLVGAPATGGAAQTITLPPTGTDWDYQLGGARPVPAHVGIVERDRRAAPVAGKYDICYVNGFQTQADEKAFWHRHWSLVLKRHGTPVVDSVWGEWLLDLRTSAERHALADIMGRWTDRCAADGYQAVEYDNQDSFTRSHHLLTSADANAYSRLLVARAHGAGLAAAQKNRAGWDGTTVGFDFAVAEQCGQYHECSSYVKHYGSSVLAVEYRDKAFAHTCTHWSDRIAVLRRDVDLTRHGTRRWC
- a CDS encoding helix-turn-helix transcriptional regulator, encoding MAETTERVLHLLGLLQQRPVWTGPELAERLGVTTRSIRRDVERLRGLGYPVQAAQGVGGGYQLGRGKGLPPLLLDDAEAVAVAVSLRLAAGGTVSGASEAALRTLAKLDQVMPPRLRGEVRAIHEATQTLDSGQATVDGEALLRLARAVRDTVRVRFDYEARDGTPSSRTVEPVGLVATGRRWYLMAYDVDRDDWRTFRLDRMAEVEASTWRFRAREHEDPAAYVQRSVTRSAYHVEARVLVHAPLAEVAERTSVRAVTLTAVDDRTTLLEAGAESLQGLAFHLSWIGFEFEVQEPAELREVLATMGRRALRASADPAAEAP
- a CDS encoding DinB family protein, yielding MALHAPPVANETDAIIGFLGQAQDAFPALLHGLTAAQAARSPSASSLSLGALVKHVTDVQLSWLAKAEAAPGPVQETPEDEAAYLESFRFEESDSLDDVLAAHAEASAAVLDAVRRIDLGTVVPVPDAPWFPTDGPPWSVRWIWWHLMEELSRHAGHGDIIRETLDGATMYALVAAREGLADLPFIEAWQPATEVDA
- a CDS encoding DinB family protein, producing the protein MTAVDWTAQLHDQLDFHWQHLFRPRLDGLTDEEHLWEPVADCWSIRPRGTCTSPSPIGSGPWQRDDAPDEPAPAPVTTIAWRVAHLTVEVLAMRNASHLGGAPADYETWPYAGAAAASLAALDEQYAVWSAGVRGLDHEALARPCGEAEGPFASYPLAALVLHINREMIHHGAEISLLRDLYAHRPTSIEEPA
- a CDS encoding VOC family protein; translation: MSRTFQVTFDCADPIAQSRFWAEVLHYVIQPPPGRDLAPGEDPIDAWMEFLEQAGVPEDQRNTASAIVDPDGDGPRLFFQKVPEGKTAKNRVHLDVRAAVGLEGDERMATLEAEHDRLVGLGASRLERHEPAPPMSGGFIVMQDPEGNEFCLD
- a CDS encoding TMEM175 family protein, giving the protein MSTGRLEAFSDGVLAIIITVMVLELKPPDGADFSDLRSSATSLLTYLLSFVYIGIYWNNHHHLFQICKSVDGTVLWANLHLLFWLSLYPFTTAWMDEHFGRASTVVYGVNLLLAAIAFTILQRRMTRMPESRERMAEVFGADRKGKASPVLYALGIALAFVQPWLGLVPFVVVALLWLVPDPRIERYLQRQRELGNAVD
- a CDS encoding 3-hydroxyacyl-CoA dehydrogenase family protein, whose translation is MSSTVTEGQASTSREFTTIGVVGLGTMGAGIAEVFARNGFAVVGVEVNEESLERGRQHLQHSTARAVARGKLSEEDQRALVERVTFTTSMKDLADADFVVEAVVESVELKKSIFRDLEAIVKPETILATNTSSLSVTEISTANAHPGRVIGVHFFNPAPVQSFVEIIRTVVTEPDVLDDVKALVGRLGKNPVICGDRAGFIANTLLFGYLNHAASMYEAKFASREDIDAAMRFGCGYPMGPLALLDLIGLDTAYEILDTMYKQGRDRLHAPTPILKQLVTAGFLGRKAGRGFYTYEGSDSPVVVADAHTPSADDRPQLRRPITSVGVVGTGTMATGLVEVFAKAGYDVTYVGRSQAKVDAVRATIERSLDKAIQRGKLDAAVKPDVLARLSGTASLDDLATVDLAVEAIAEDLAVKTTLFENLDEICKPGAILATTTSSLPIISCATATKRPQDVIGMHFFNPAPIMKLVEVVSTVSTGDDVRETVLALCEKVGKVAVSCGDRAGFIVNALLFPYLNDAVKMLEAHYATADDIDIAMKQGCALPMGPFELLDVVGNDVSLAIQRELYLEFREPGFAPAPLLEHLVTAGYLGRKTQRGFRDYSV
- a CDS encoding ABC transporter substrate-binding protein, which encodes MERRLVPVLAAAALALTACGGGGGGAAHSASTSPSDPSSPPVCNGCWIGDSVPAHGPVVIQGAQKGGTVTVLVHAGLGTTLDPAETYQPDTLSIESSLVTRSLTQYKYDPARRRMLLVPDLATDLGSHTDDYTKWRFTLRPGVRFENGAPVTATTVAWGIRRCLDATTFPTGPCQYYLNPNLEGGPSYRGPYTAPRQILRSVRAAGHTVTLVFARPFPDLPYLAALPALGPAPLGSRSDPATYRTRPLATGPYRIASYRPGHALVLTRNPRWDPVTDPGRTAYPDGYDFRAGLSSRRIDRELLADRGRAQTTLTYDDVTAADYPRWARSARHRLTLGPTPCTTYLAPDNRVFTDPRVRRALSWAYPYRAVIRAEGLVPGVTAVPATNLMPPGMPGRIQHDSVARRGFDTSPATARSLLRRAGATGLPVRFAFDPQDPSSVRVKDALVRALAAAGFAPRAEASYTGTSLPGSAQGPRVDLRSVTRCGDWPSGGQWLPPVYGSTNGGPGAGRGSNLEAFSQPGVDRRIAAIERLPYVRQQQAWSRLDNTTLQQWFPIVPISYSGVAMAHGSRVEGMYDDDVHAMPTWSQIWVAPAS